One genomic window of Bacteroidota bacterium includes the following:
- the pyrH gene encoding UMP kinase — protein MAEADSVTQTLKYKRILLKLSGEALLGDKPFGIDHKVLSKYAKAIREAVDLGLELAIVIGGGNIFRGIDATDGMKRAHADYMGMLATMMNAMALQDALEQNGLRTRLQSSIHMQEIAEPFIRRRAIRHLEKGRIVIFGGGTGNPYFTTDTAASLRALEIDADVILKGTRVDGIFTADPEKDPSATRFKEIDGSEVIKKDLRVMDMTAFTLCKESNKPIIVFNMNKPGNLVRVVKGEEIGTLVHWNGQN, from the coding sequence ATGGCAGAGGCAGACAGCGTAACACAAACACTCAAATACAAACGTATCTTACTCAAACTCAGTGGCGAAGCCCTGTTGGGAGATAAGCCTTTCGGCATCGACCATAAAGTATTGAGCAAATACGCAAAAGCAATTCGGGAGGCCGTAGATCTTGGCCTGGAACTCGCCATAGTCATTGGCGGTGGCAATATTTTCAGGGGAATCGACGCAACAGATGGCATGAAGCGGGCCCATGCTGATTATATGGGTATGTTGGCCACGATGATGAACGCAATGGCCCTGCAAGATGCGCTGGAGCAAAACGGATTACGTACCCGTCTACAGTCCAGCATTCATATGCAGGAAATTGCTGAACCCTTCATCCGCCGGCGCGCGATTCGGCACCTCGAAAAGGGCCGTATTGTTATTTTTGGAGGTGGTACCGGGAATCCATACTTTACCACCGATACTGCAGCATCCCTGCGCGCCCTTGAAATTGACGCAGACGTCATCCTCAAAGGCACTCGCGTAGATGGTATTTTTACTGCAGACCCTGAAAAAGACCCATCAGCAACACGCTTTAAAGAAATTGACGGCAGTGAAGTCATCAAAAAAGACTTGCGCGTGATGGACATGACCGCTTTTACGCTCTGCAAAGAATCAAATAAGCCGATTATTGTATTCAATATGAATAAACCCGGCAACCTGGTTCGTGTAGTAAAAGGCGAAGAAATCGGGACGCTTGTCCACTGGAACGGACAAAATTAA